Genomic window (Mus caroli chromosome 14, CAROLI_EIJ_v1.1, whole genome shotgun sequence):
GGCTCTCAGATACACAATGAGGGTGTGGTGGGTCGAGGCTTGAAGCCAGGTATGAGCCCAGGCTAATGCTCCCCGTCTCCTTTAGCTTGCAGCTCTTTACCCCTCCTATAAGGTAACATTTAGTGCTAAGGTTCAGGGATCCTGGACCAGCTCTTGCCAAGGAGAAACCGGTGACTTGGAAAGCCCATGTTCTGACTATCTTGCTGCTGAGTAACTTCAGACCACCCACCACCTCCTCTCTGTCCTGGGTATCCCTGCTTGCCCCAGAGGGTGATGCAGTGGAGGTTAAAAATGAAATGGATGAAGTGTCCCCCAGTCTAACATGTGGCTCTGCCACCCAGGTCCAGGTCCCCAGAGCTGGTTGGGAAAGAAAAGGTGAGGTACCAGCCAATGGGGGGACTTACCACTTCACTCTCAGAACCCAGGGACTCTTGACGCTTCCGTCCAGAGATCCAGCTGAGGTCTGAGGACTGGCTGCTCAGTGTGGAGCGGTGGGTAGAGCGGTAACTGAGGGAGGGGCGGCTGCGCTGGCCTGATACTCCCAGAAGCACCCCAAGGCAAGGCAGGTGCTGGGCAATGGCCACCCTGCAGGAGTCACCGTGTGTCTGGTCAGGGTGATGGGACatgaaagggagaaggaaaggacagactaacacagggatagagttggtagacagacagacactgatgATTGGCTCAGACAGACAGCTAGGTGAGAGAGACTTACTTAGGCTCCCAGGGCTGACGGGATTAACAACAGAATCAGGGTGTGGTGGGGATAGTGGGTTCAACCAACTAGACATGGCTTCATGGTCACCCTTGGTGTCATCTCTGGGAATGGACACCATGGACACACCTAAGTACtataggctagactggctgaggCCTGAATCAGGAGATTAGCAAGTGCTGGGTCTCATCGAGCTGAACTGGCTCTGGGGGCCTGCAATGGTGCCtcgtttttaatttttttcagtagaGCAAGAACCTGATGACCACATTACCTCAGGAGGCAAGCATGCTTGCTGGGTCGGGTCATTGCAGGATGTCACTGTCTGAGGGCTTGCCTTTGCACAGAAAGCACTGCTAATGGGCCACCATAGCTGCCTTAAGACATAGCCCTGCAGTTAGGACAGGCTTCCTCTCAGGAAGCCATTGAAATCTCACGGGATGCTGGGAAAGAAGAGGGTAGCATGCCAACTGCGGACCCCCCCGCCCCAGTGTTATTAGCTGCACCACACGGTGTTTATAACCCCCACCTGATACACACATGAGGGACCAGAGAGATAGATAAGCCCTGCCTTCAGCTGCAGGCCCAGGCCCTCCATGTCCCTAGGTGGGCTTGGAGGTCTGGAGGGGGCCACACCTGTACTTGGGGTGAGTGATGGCGTAGATAATGGGATTGTGGATGGCAGAAGCCTTGGCGATGACGGCTGGCACTGAGCTCATGTAGGGCGTCAGGATGTGCGAGTACCTAGGACAGAGACAGTGTGGGATCCCCTTTTTACACCCCAGTCATCTCTATGGCAGACCCTGCCAAGGCCCAAACTAAACCAATGTAAACCAACACAGTCAAGCCAACCCCATAGTGAGAGACTGGTAGGAACCAGGGAGCATTCTGTTTTAAAGTGGGTAAGAAGGGAAGCAAAGATGGTTGAGGGTGGAGCTCAGGGAGGAAGATATGCCGTCCCTGCAGGGGTTGGGGTGGCTAGGTTCCACTGTCCCTTAGAACCTGTGCGGCTGGCAATACCTCTCTGTGCTATTCAATTGTCCCTGGTCTCCAGACCCTACATACACTGCTGCCATGACCTCACCCCATCTTGTTGTGCACTGCTCCCTTGGATGCCCTAGAGAAACTTCTGGTAGACCCCTAGAGGAGGCTGCATTGTTACTACTCAAGATGATTGGTTCTCAGATAGCTCAAAGTACCAAAATCTCATTTGGGTGCCATGGTTACCAGACTCAAGCCACAGAGGATACTAGCAGGCACCACCTAGGAACCCATTCTTAAGTAGTAGCAACCCTAGCTGTGTGCCTGTGGCTCAGGCTAAGGGGGACCCGAGCATCAAGTTCCCAATAAGACAAAAGGTTCCTAGACAACCTATGTGTAGCCAGAGCACGCGCcaccctctccccccaacccccgtaTATCCCTGAAGCTTCCAGGAACTGGGCAAGCCTAGTGGGGTGAGGCATGTCACACAGAGGGAGGGTATGGCTGTAAAGCTGAATCTAGTATGTCAAGATGGTTGACTTGGGTCAGGTTGGAGGGAGACGCTACCTGGACCTGTGCTTTAGCCCCTGTACAGCGTACAACGCTATGGTTCCTGCTCACCCAGCAAAGGCCACCAGAGCCACAGTGGAGTAGGGAGCCCAGGACAGCACGAAGAGGAGAATGACAATCAGCGCGACCTTGGCCATCTTCCACTCACTTTGCAGCCGCTGCCACTGCCGCCTCTGCCGCAGAGGGGACTCACCACAGCCCTCACAGGCCCTAGGAAGGTTGCATCAGGGTTGTAGGAAGTACCAGGATCACTGCAGGGAACCTCTCTGGACCGTCTCCAGGGACATATAGGAGGACTCATCTTTTCCCACACAGACAGCTCTGACTTCCAGAAAGTCCTCATTCCACTGAGCCTCAGCTGCCCTCCTGTGGTTCTGCCGGGATTGCAGTCTCTAAGCTCTCCTCAGAGGACCTTGTCTCTGGGAACTTTCCCAGATACCCTCACCCCCATAAGCACATGAGCTCACTTGTCTTGACCCATCTGCATCCGAGCATGCTCTGATGGGCAGGCCCTCCCTTCTCTGGTTCAGCTCTACACAGCGCACTTACCGGCCTGTCTCTCGGATGGCcctgaagatgaagatgtagcagaagatgatgatgagcagggggaggaagaagacaaagcagAAGAGCATCATGGTGTAGGCACGCACCTGGGGTGTGAAGGTCATGTAGTCCCAGGAGCAGGATGTCAGCAGCCCCTCGGGCACGTAGGCACCTAGGAGCCGGGGACCGGTGCTCAGCCTTCACTGAGGGTAGCTTGCTCAGGAGGTGTTTCAAATGTGGAGCTTGGGGTTCCTAGGCACATCCTGGCCCCAGCCACATGCCCACCCAGCCCAGAATGGAGAAAACTGCTGGCAACTGATGTAAAGGGATGATGTGAAGGGAGACCCCCAAGTTGGTTCTAACGGGGACACCGGGCTAGCACTGACTGGAGCTGGTTCCTCTGTAGCTCCTCCCCAGGGCTATGATCCTCAGGGCTAAAGTCTTGCAGCTTGTCCCCCCTGCTGAGGCCTCACAACCCAGCCCCTGGCTGGTCTGACTCACTACAAACTCAGCATCAAGCATGCCCCACTTGCTCCCACTTCCTTACCCCGGTGTTTGGTGACGGGTTTCCTGACTGACTCTCTAGTCCCTGGTGAAGCACACTGAACTCCCCAGATGCTAGTGAGGCCTCTGAATGTCCATCTGACTTAAGACTTAGGTGGTCCATGAGGCTGACAGTTCCCTAACCCGACCTTCCTTAAACTTCttgtctctgcccctcccctaATTCCACCAACACACTTACTCCAGCCAAAGAAGGGTGGCAGACTCCAGGCCAGGGCATAGAGCCAGACGCCTAGCAGGACGAGTGCCGTTCGTCTTTTGGATCCCCTGCCGATGGTGGCCAGCGGACGTGTGATCACCAGATAGCGGTCCATGGCTATGGCTGTCAGGGTGATCATGGAAGTGATGCCAAAGACAGCCCCGCAGAAGGCATAGAACTCACAACCTGTGGATAAACCCGATTCCCTAAGTCCCTGGGGAAGACAGTCCCTGAGGATGGGACAAACTCAGCTCCTTCCCTACCTCCCAGAAAATGGGACCGAGCCAACTCCCTTAAGATCCCTTCCTCCCTATGGCAAAAAGCAGCCCTGAGTGTCTACCTGTCTCCCCAAAGAGCCACTTCTTGTAGAGGCTGCTGGCAAAGAAGACCGGGGCCTGAGTGACTGACATGAGGAAGTCGCTGACTGCAAGGTTGATGATGAACATGTTTGCTGGTGTCCGCAGGCCTCTGTTCCTGTGAGGTCAGAGGAAGTCAGGGCCATGCTTCCCGGTACCTCCAGAGCTATGGAAGTCCTCCCTCACCCTCAGCTcttcacacacgtacacacacacacacacacacacacacacatgcatgcacgcaggCTGAGGCTCTTGGGCCTCAGACCTGAGTCTCAGTCCAGCAGGTACCACCAATTATATGGACTAAGGGCTCTCCCATGGTGGGGCCCTCACAGTAAGTGAGAAGAAGTGTCTCCAGCAACAGCTGTTCTGCCCAGGAGGTCATATCAGTTTTTTCTTGGTTACTCCCTCTGTGTGACTCACTCTGTCTCCCTAGACAAACCTCCCTGGACACCACCTACCAACAGTGTCCCTCCAGACTCCTCCTCTCATTTGCTCTGATACCTTCTTACTAGCTTCTCAGGCcgccttcttctcttccctacctttcttctcctcttgctccttcttCTGTCCAGTCTGGCCCTGCCCAGCTCAGCCTGTCTCTTCAGTGTTCACACTTGAGGTGTTAAAAGGCCCAAGAACTTGTGGCTACGACCATGGGACAGGCACTTTCACCAACCTCCTCTAACACCATCCATCTTAATATAGTGGATCCTAAAGGGGGCTTAGTGGTTCCCATTATCCAGATGAGAGTACTAAAGGCTTCACTCACAAAAGGGCTTGGTCCCCATTGCAGCTCAGTAAGTTGCACAGCCAGGACTCATCTCCAATCAGTGCACATACTGGAGAAAGACCAGTGATAAGAAAGCCACAgttcaggctggtgagatggctcagcaggtaagagcacccgactgctcttccaaaggtccttagttcaaatcccagcaaccacatggtggctcacaaccatccataacaagatctgactccctcttcaggtgtgtctgaagacagctacagtgtacttacatataataaataaataaataaatgtaaaaaaaaaaaaagaaagaaagccacagtTCCATGCTGGAGAGATGAGATGTATGCACCCCAGGGGGGAAGTGACTGGCTCAGTTCTTCCACTAAGTCTGTGGTGGAGCCTGAAGTCGGCTCACTTCCCGGCCTGCCTGTGACAGCCAGAAGCCAGCAGGTGGGGAGGGAAGCCAAGGTGAGTGCTAGGAGCAGCTGTGGAGGATTTGAGGATTCTGGTGTCTAGAGATGTTCTTCAAggtagagggaagagggaggattCCTCTGGGTGAAGAGGATAACAGAGGATGACTGAGAGCAGCGTAGAATGAGCAGATGCCTGAAGATCCTGACAGTACTGCCCTCCTAAGAGGTTCTGTCTGAGACCCAGtgggcatgcatgtatgtattcaggGTTCCCTGGGCCACTTTGCACTTTTCATCTGCTTGAAAGCTCATGCCTAGACCTGATGCTATAGAAGGTGTGCTCCTCGCTTCTCTGCCAATCTTAAGGTGCCCTGGATGGAGCTGGGTGACGTGTTTACCTTTGTAGTCTGTCCTGTCTATATGCATGGATATGCACTGTGCCCTTGACCCAACCCCGCCAACCAGGCACCTGCAGAAGGTGTAGATGACCGTCAGATTGCCCAGCATCCCTGTGAGTCCCACCAGCAGGATCACCGTGCCTAGGGTATAGTGAGCATGGTCTGGGACATCGACTGTGGGGAAGGGGACCCAGGCAGCAGCCTGATGTGCAGAtgtctggagagagagaaaggagagcatCACCTACAGATATCCCTGGGAAGAATAGTAAGTTCCCAATAAAGCAAATGGGtaaactgaagaatggatgaaaaTCTATGGCCAGCCCATAGGAGAAAGTGCAAGTCTTCCAAAATTTAACCCAGAGCCCATATATGTGTGGATACTGAGCTTCTAAGAGGGAGGTAAAAGGCTCAGATGGCCTGCTGGAGGTTAACAGGACAAATGTGTGCCTGCAGGACAGAGCACAGCTTGGGTGACCTTAAGGAATCAGTAGAGCCAGGTCCTGGGTACTGCCCTCCCAACGGATGGATACCCCACAGCAAGCCTCCAAGAAGAACTTGCAACCCCTGTAGCAAAACTGAGGACTGACACTGAAGCCTGGCAAACGAGGGAGGAGAAGTTTCCACTAGAAAGAGAGCTTAGGTTCCCCCCGGGCTGCTGGGAGGCCATTTCCCCCATGAGGTTAGTATACAGGGACTAAGGATAGCTCCCAGGGAGAGGCAGGAATCTGCTCACTGTCCTGCCCAGCATCCCACTCTGGCCTGTACAAGTCCAGAAGCCTAGGGCATGCCTTTCCCCCTAGGATACTCCCCCAGGGGATCTAGTCAATTTCTGGAAAGAATAGATGTCACCAAGGAAGAGCAGGTCAGCACCTGCCTTTCTGGTTCTCCAGTGGTCTCTGCCAGCAAAGACATTGCCTGTGCCCTCTTGTCTCAGCcactttgtgtagagaaagctTAGAGAACTTCAGTGATGCCCAAGGTCCTTCATCTAAGCTCAGACCTTTTCTATCTCCCTGTTAAAACAAGGGTGGGGACAGGAgtctctgtgtacacacatgctccCCAAACTTACCGTGGGGCTAACAGAGAGAAGCTGGGCTCTTGCGGAGACATTCTGAGTGCCGTTCCAAATGCCTTGCAGGGCAGGGCTGGTTGTGAAGCTGGGATCCTGAGTTAAGCTTGACAGGACTCTTGGTCCTGAAGGAGAGTCCATGCTCAGGCTCTCAGAGGAGTTAAGGCCATGGAAAGCTCAGGGATCGGTCCCCAGACTTCCAGCTCTATACCATCCTCAACCCTGCGGCCTGGTCCACCTGCTGCCACTCTCATCCATCCAGCCTGGAGCTGCTCTTTAGGCTGCTGACTGCTCAATGTCCAATGAAGCGCAAAGGAATGAGTGCCACGCAGCAGGATCCCTCCACACTTTTAAGTAGCAGtgctgggtggggaggggactaCACATGCCCAGTGGCTCCCTGCTTCTGGCTGTCTCTGAAGTGGGTCCCTGATCAGCCCACAAGAGTCTGATGGTGAtgacatgaatatgtgtgtatatgggcatGCGAATGCCTATGGGGAcactcctgtctcagctcctggACACTGGGCAGGAGGCTCTGTCCTTCACACTTCCTGTTCTTCTGAGAGTCACAGTGGTCACTGGGGAGGTAAATCTATGTTAGGTTCTATCTCTGAGTCTACCCATAAGCTCATGACATCTTCACACTTCCCTGCATGAAGGGAGATGCTACAATGTCACCTGGTATGCAGGGACAAGAAATGCTTTTTTAAGTAGATGTAAGACTGTACCTATAGTGTCAGTGGCATGAGAGACTGAGACAAAAGGAATCCCTTGAACTTATTAGTTTGAGACtaacctgggcaacatagtgataacttgtctttaaaaaaaaagtagttttggGTTCTGGAAAaatagctcaggggttaagagcacattctagaggctggcgagatggctcagtggttaagagcgccaactgctcttccgaaggtcctgagttcaaatcccagcaaccacatggtggctcacaaccatccataacgaaatctaatgccctcttctggagtgtctgaagacagctacagtgtactaacatataataaataaataaaatcttttaaaaaaaagaagagcacaTGCTATTCTTTCAGAGAAGCCCAAGTTTGGAATCCAGCACCCGTGCCTCAAACTCCAGCCCTCTGCTGGGCTCTTCCAGTATCTGCATTCACATGGACATACCCACATGCAAacgcacacacttacacataatgataataataataataataataataataataaatttaaaaagtgttttttccTAGAGAAACTAATACACCAAGGCTCATCAGGATGTATGCTGTGTCCTTCTCATGTTTGTGTGCGTGGGCCAGGCTTCTGCTATGCCGTGGAGCTAAGTGCAGGGGTCAGGGACCTACTCCTCTCTGATGATGCTCCAGAGCAGTCTTACCTGGGAGCACTGAGCAGCCAAGCTCAGGTACTAGACCAGCAGTTCTtagcctttcacaggggttgactaagaccatcaaaaaacaCAGGTACTtttggttcataacagtagcaaaattacagttatgaagtagccatgaaaatacttttatggttggggatcaccacaccatatggaactatattaaagggttgcaataTTAacaaggttgagaaacactgccctaGACAGTCAGGTCATGGCTGCCAGCAGAGTAAGGAAGTATCCGATCCTTCCTGAAAGTTAGATTCAGGATGTGGCAAAGGGTTGGTTGGGGAGGCTTGATCACATGAGATGTAGAAGTCACAGGCAGTTCTTTTGCTTGGGGAAAGAGCAGACATTGTTTTAATGTCTGCATTCACATCAAGAAACTGCCTTTCTTGATGATTGCTGAAAGCTCAAACAGACTTTGTCAATGTCATCAAGGAAGCCCTCCTGGGGACCTGGGATGTCCACACCCACCTGTACATCCTCTGCAGCACTTGGAGTGATGGCATTGCACCCAGTCCCCTCTCTCCTGGGGCCTCAGACAGACAGGTCTGTTTTGCTTATTTCTGTGGCCCTCAAAGCAGAGcagtgcccccccacacacacacacactctaagaaGGGGAAACATTTCTCCTTAGTCCTTGCCTCCCAGGGTGTGGTCTGAGAGCCAGCCCCTTGAAGCCAGTGGGAGTCAGGCAATTCAATACACATTACATGCAGGCACTGGTCTGGGTTCTAGAGGACTTCATGGGAACGGGTGGGGAACCGCTGACTTGAAAAGACACAGAAGCCACCCAGAGATTAGTGATGGTAGGATGGACTGCCTTGCCCCGTGCTGGAAGGGTCACAGGAATGAAGGATCTTGAGAATTCCAGGAGTTGGGGCTGTACAGCAGCTGGGTGTCATGGAAGGAAGATCCTCACAGCTAGGATGTGGCTAGACTGGTGCTGTAGAATTCAGTGTGTCTTCAGAGGGTGCTACTGATCCTCAGAAGCCAGcaaaggggctgaagagatgagatCTTGTGATGCTGAGCTGGGGCAGGGTGCGGTGTAGACTGGCATCAGCTCGCTTCCGGGTGTCATCTATCCCTTACCTCTGTTACCTCTCTGCAGCTGTAATCATGGGGTCACTGGGTTCTAGTTCACCCACAACACTCATGTTCTTTGGTTATCTTACCCCAGCCTAGGTGCTCCCTTGGGAGTGGTAGTTTGAGTCATGGGAGGGGCAGTGGTGCCAACTTTTGGCTTTGCCCAGATTCTGTGGTGTCTCTGCCCATCCCAAGCCACCCTTCTGCTCATCTTGGTTTCAGGATCTACCAGTGATCCCACTTATCTTTCTACCCCCACCGCATCCCTAGCCACTGTACTAAGGGAGACCAGGGGCTCACAGCCCTTACTGCTTGAAGTCTGCCCTTCACACTTCCATAGCATGCCTGGCTGGAGGTGGGAAAAGCTTTTTAGGCCTCTCATCCCCAGAGGTGCAGCTGGGGGCATGGAAAGTGGGAATCCTACGAGGGTTGAGTGACTGGTGAGAGGCTGCCACAGTGGCGGGAGTGTGTTCATTTAGTGTTAGACCAGCAGTGGGCCCTGGGAAGGCATGGAGAAACTGCACTGGGAGCACGGCGGGTGGGGAGGGAATACAATAAACCTGGTAGTACAGACACTGTCCAAAGAGCCCCACACTGACTTTACTTAGGGGCCTTCCGTGCCCCAGAATTCTTGTTCTTTGTGGAAAAGCCCTCAAAGTCCTCACCAGAAAATCGGATTGTGAGGCTAAGAAGGTGGGAGGCTCCTGGCCCCTCTCCATCATCCTCTTGGCCCCTCCCATCATCATTTATGGCCACAACACAGGACATCTCTGATTCACCGGGCAGTGGGATTGTAATTCCAGTCTCAAGTCTTCCAGGCCTCCTCTGGGGATTGGTTTCCTCATCCGGGGCCTATACGGTTACCCAGAGGCTCCTGGGAAATTCTGAGGCGCTGATTCCAGGGGAATATTAAGTATCATAATGAGCGCAGCCCTGAAGGCAGTTGGCCAACAGCCTGCCATTACCTGGAATCTGGCAAACCCCTTAAGAATGGGAACCTCCTCCTCGTAGCCCAGGGGAGGAGCTGGGATCAAAGACTTCTATGCTTTCTTTTGCTGTGGGGCCTGCACATCTCCTCCTCCTTCGCAGCCTAAACATTGCTATttccagcctgatctacctaaGGACCCAGACAAATGACCCTGGAGCCCTGTTAACACTCTTAAGACACCCAAAATTCATTAGTTTCCTCTGGCTTTCTTCTCCTTTGCATAACTCCCCACACCTTCACAAGAACGCTCTTCAGCACTCCCTCCAAGTCTCTCCTCAAAACACTGCATCAGTCAGAGGACGCAGGCAGGGGAAAGTGGGGAGCCCCCCCAGGAGCAGTGGAGAATGTGACAGAGTCTACACATCATGAGAGACTGTCTCCTGTCCCCCATGGGCACCTGAAGCCCTTCCCGAGGTTCCCACATTCCTGGCAGAGGACACTGGCCCTTGGTACTCAGCACAGCCACCAGTGGTGGGCCTAGTAAGTCTATCTGTGCTGTTTTAGTGAGTCCAGTCTGAGGCACTCCAACACCATCCTGAGAgtggcattcattcattcattcattcattcattaagcTTCTACAGCCAGGGTTGCCATCAGAGCCAGCAGCTGCCCTGGGTGAGCTCGACGTTTAATTTGGGAAGGGCAACACGGTCATGTCTCAGAACACAGCCTAATCTTCTTCCCTCAGGCAAACATTCTATGGAAAAGGACAAGTGAGGTATAGGAATGAGGGACCACAGTCAGGGACACACAAGTGATGCCCCCGAATCAGACTTTTAACTTGAAAATTGGCCACACACCCAAGATGGGCATGTGGGTGTATTATATGGCAGAAAAACCCTGCCATGTGGCTGGCTCTCTGTTTCCCACCCCACTGCCCATTGAAAGTGATTGCATGTCACCAGATAGTTAAGGAATGAGGTGCATTCCTTAGGGCTTTGCTGCTTCTTTGTTTGTGCACAGCACCATGGCTATGCAGAGGTTTCTATACCCAGAGCTCAATTTCCTTTGGAGGGAAATACCATGCTTTCTCAATATATTTCTGCCAATCATAGCTATGTATCCAAAGTACAAAGTAGGGTCTCCGTGTGAGGAAAAGAGGGAACTATCCATTTGGCTTTATGACAgagcaatttttattttatttatttacttttttcagacagagtttctccgtgtagtcctggctgttctgggaactcgctctatagaccaggctggcctcgaacttaagaGATCTGCAGAGGTATCAGAGGGAAGCGGAACAGGATAGAAATCTACAGGGAATCTCCAAGACATTCTCACCCAGAGTATTGTGCCACAATACTATATATACCTGGGTCTGCTCCAGCTCTGTCCCTGGAGCCCCAGCTTACGTTGGTGCAGCCCCAGGATGGCTCTGCATAGAAACTGCAGGTATCTTTCGCTGTGGCTGTCGACGTGCCAGCTTTACAGCGAAATCCCAAAGCTGTAAGCAGTGCAGATTTTCTCTTCCCATTAGGCCTGACACTGTCCTTGAGGACTTAGGAAACAAAAGGTCAAGAGAACACGAGCATGAACCCCACAAAACAAGCTTTCAACTTGAAAATTGACCACACACATAAGATAGGCAGGAAAGCCTGCCACGTGGGTACCCCTGTGGCCCACACACCTTGGGGTCACATCCCTCTGGCCTGCACAAGCAGCTGTTTGCTGAAGATGAACCTTGGGTGGCATTTCAGTTCCACCGCTGGTTGCTGCAGAGGGGTGGCTAGAGACAAAGAACCACACACTCCTTGGAGTTCCTTGCCCACAGGATGAAGATAGGACCATGTGCCACCTGATGTGATGCTTTTAGAAGAACCCTCACAAATGGTGGCCCCATAAAGGTAATCTCATCTGGTGACATTCTGTGAATATATTTTGCAGTATTGGCAACACAGTGAAACCACTTATTTACAGACTTCTCAGAACATATCCTTGTCAAAAAGCAAAGCAGCGCCACGCTGAAACCTGCCCGGGATGCCTCCCAACTGCTTTAAGAAACTCATGGCACTGCTGGACATTTGCCTTACCCAGTGTCTGGGTTCCATATTTTGTGGCCATGAAGAGGAGGAGCATGCTGCCCTCCACCAGGACCACGGAGTCTGTACAGCATACTTGCCAGGTGATTTCCTGGGGGTTTTCAAAGTGTTGGCACTGAGTCCATTCTCAGAGACTCTGATCTGGTTGGCACCGGGAACTTTTAAAAGCACCACTCGTCATTTGCGTCTTATGTGCTGCTCTATGCCAGCCCCGggcacccaccacccaccacttGCTGGAGAGCCTCATCACaccctctgtggtggtttgaatacacttggcccaggaagtggcactattaggagctgtggccctgttggagtaggtgtgtcacagcgggtgtgggctttgaagggtctcaaagccttgTCCaggctgcctagaagtcagtcttctcctagcagccttcagatgaagatgtagaactctcagctcctcctgctccatgccatgctcctgccttgatggtaatagactgaacctctgaacctgtaagccagacccaaataaatattgtccttataagagttgccttggtcacggtgtttgttcacagcagtaaaaccccctAACCAAGATACCCTTTCACGAACTGTGGGTGTCCCGGCACCCAGCTCTGTCTCTGCTCTTGATACAGCTAGGGTTGAGAGTAGACTTCCATCTTCTTTGGTCTGCAGCTGCTCAGGCCTAAAGCCTAGATTCAGGCTGCTGCCAAGTGTATCTGAGCCTCTGACAAACGGGGACAATGAGTAGGGACAGGGACCAGACACTGGTATGTCAAGAGCAGAAGGGCATAGGAGAAAAGTCTGGAGGACAGAACAATGATGAGCACATGTTGGGGGGGGTGTCAGACAGAGGGGCCAGGTCCTCAGCCTGAGGTGTGTGGGTTGAACCATGAACttggatgggggcgggggggaagaaacaaagaaagaaagaataagaaactaACATTATTCTTCCCACTAACCTCTAGTCAAGATGTGGGTTTTCCTCTGTGATAAGCTTAGGAAAATCCCACACTGTAGCACTGGGATGACAGACCCACACCGTGGTACTGCAGGTCACTGTGACAGTGCAATGAGTGGAAACCTCAGAAGGAGGGGGGCTGCAGGTGTCACTGCCCTAAATTACACTTCCACTCAGACCTGCAGTCAGACCATTGAAGCATGTCAATCATCAATAATATTACCAAGATGGCAAAATGGTGGGTGTCACAATCCCACCATTTGTCATTTGGTAATATTATTATTTCAGTGCTTTTGGTTCCCTTTGTTATCTTATGCTCTTTATTTTATGCATCAGACAACATTCCTAGGGCGAGGCAAGAATGTGGGTTAAAAACGTTTGCAGTACAAGTCTGacgaccagagtttgatccctagaagtCAGAGGGAAGGTGGGAAGTGAGTCCTTAGAtttgtcatctgacctctacatgtgcacCATG
Coding sequences:
- the Opn4 gene encoding melanopsin isoform X1, with product MDSPSGPRVLSSLTQDPSFTTSPALQGIWNGTQNVSARAQLLSVSPTTSAHQAAAWVPFPTVDVPDHAHYTLGTVILLVGLTGMLGNLTVIYTFCRNRGLRTPANMFIINLAVSDFLMSVTQAPVFFASSLYKKWLFGETGCEFYAFCGAVFGITSMITLTAIAMDRYLVITRPLATIGRGSKRRTALVLLGVWLYALAWSLPPFFGWSAYVPEGLLTSCSWDYMTFTPQVRAYTMMLFCFVFFLPLLIIIFCYIFIFRAIRETGRACEGCGESPLRQRRQWQRLQSEWKMAKVALIVILLFVLSWAPYSTVALVAFAGYSHILTPYMSSVPAVIAKASAIHNPIIYAITHPKYRVAIAQHLPCLGVLLGVSGQRSRPSLSYRSTHRSTLSSQSSDLSWISGRKRQESLGSESEVGWTDTETTAAWGAAQQASRQSFCSQNLEDGELKASSSPQVQRSKTPKVPGPSTCRPMKGQGARPSSLRGDQKGRLAVCTGLSGSPHPHTSQLPLPS
- the Opn4 gene encoding melanopsin isoform X2, producing MDSPSGPRVLSSLTQDPSFTTSPALQGIWNGTQNVSARAQLLSVSPTTSAHQAAAWVPFPTVDVPDHAHYTLGTVILLVGLTGMLGNLTVIYTFCRNRGLRTPANMFIINLAVSDFLMSVTQAPVFFASSLYKKWLFGETGCEFYAFCGAVFGITSMITLTAIAMDRYLVITRPLATIGRGSKRRTALVLLGVWLYALAWSLPPFFGWSAYVPEGLLTSCSWDYMTFTPQVRAYTMMLFCFVFFLPLLIIIFCYIFIFRAIRETGRACEGCGESPLRQRRQWQRLQSEWKMAKVALIVILLFVLSWAPYSTVALVAFAGYSHILTPYMSSVPAVIAKASAIHNPIIYAITHPKYRVAIAQHLPCLGVLLGVSGQRSRPSLSYRSTHRSTLSSQSSDLSWISGRKRQESLGSESEVGWTDTETTAAWGAAQQASRQSFCSQNLEDGELKASSSPQTKGHLPNLDLGM